From a single Ornithorhynchus anatinus isolate Pmale09 chromosome 4, mOrnAna1.pri.v4, whole genome shotgun sequence genomic region:
- the CCNE2 gene encoding G1/S-specific cyclin-E2, with amino-acid sequence MSRRSCRLQAKQQPQPSQGESLQELQLLQTRKRKPIQDAKKRKDDKVSKRHQYEIRSCWPSMLTGGISPCIIIETPHKETVTSDFSRFTNYRFKNLFINPSPLPDLSWGCSNDVWLNLLNKETKYVHDKHFEDLHSDLEPQMRSILLDWLLEVCEVYTLHRETFYLAQDFFDRFMSTQKNINKNMLQLIGITSLFIASKLEEIYAPKLQEFAYVTDGACSEEDILRMELIILKALKWELCPVTIISWLNLFLQVDALKDVPKVLLPQYSQEKFIQIAQLLDLCILVLDSLEFQYRILAAAALCHFTSIEVVKKASGLDWENISECVDWMVPFVKVVRGAAPVKLKSFKKVPVEDRHNIQTHTNYLAMLDEVNYVAALTEAGQLSPVCNGGIMTPPTSTEKSPAKH; translated from the exons ATGTCAAGACGCAG TTGCCGACTGCAAGCCAAgcagcagccccagcccagccaggGGGAATCCCTCCAAGAACTTCAGCTCCTCCAAACGAGGAAGAGAAAACCGATCCAG GATGCCAAGAAAAGGAAAGACGACAAAGTCAGCAAGAGGCACCAGTATGAAATTCGG AGTTGTTGGCCATCTATGTTGACTGGAGGTATCAGTCCTTGCATCATAATTGAAACGCCACATAAAGAAACAGTCACCAGTGACTTCTCTAGATTCACCAATTATCGGTTTAAAAATCTCTTCATAAATCCCTCACCTTTACCTGACTTAAG CTGGGGATGTTCTAATGATGTCTGGCTAAACCTGTTAAATAAAGAGACCAAATATGTTCACGACAAGCATTTTGAAGACCTGCATTCCGATTTAGAGCCACAAATGAGGTCGATACTACTGGACTGGCTTTTAGAG GTATGTGAAGTATACACACTTCACAGAGAAACATTTTACCTTGCTCAGGATTTCTTTGATAGATTCATGTCGACACAAAAGAACATAAACAAAAATATGCTTCAACTCATAGGAATTACCTCATTATTTATTGCTTCCAAATTAGAG GAAATCTATGCTCCTAAACTTCAGGAGTTTGCTTATGTGACTGATGGTGCCTGCAGTGAAGAAGATATCCTAAGGATGGAACTCATTATATTAAAG GCTTTAAAATGGGAACTCTGTCCAGTAACCATCATCTCCTGGCTGAATCTCTTCCTCCAAGTTGATGCTCTGAAAGATGTTCCTAAAGTTCTTTTACCTCAGTATTCTCAGGAAAAGTTCATTCAAATAGCACAG CTTTTAGATCTGTGTATCCTAGTTCTAGATTCACTTGAGTTCCAGTATAGGATATTGGCTGCTGCTGCCTTGTGCCATTTTACCTCAATTGAAGTAGTTAAGAAAGCTTCAG GTTTGGACTGGGAAAACATATCTGAATGCGTAGACTGGATGGTACCTTTTGTCAAAGTAGTAAGAGGGGCTGCTCCTGTGAAGCTAAAGTCTTTTAAGAAGGTTCCTGTAGAAGACAGGCATAATATTCAGACCCACACAAATTACTTGGCTATGCTG GATGAAGTTAACTATGTAGCAGCTCTCACCGAAGCAGGCCAGTTATCACCAGTGTGTAACGGCGGCATTATGACCCCACCGACCAGCACGGAAAAATCACCAGCAAAACACTAG